TTCTCTGACTCCTCCGATTTCGCCGCCAACATCGAGTTTGCTGAAGCGCTGGCGCCAAAAGAACCGCGCGCCGCCGCCACGCAGGAAATGACGCTGGTTGATACGCCAAACGCGAAAACCATCGCCGAGCTGGTTGAACAGTTCAACCTGCCGATTGAGAAAACGGTAAAAACGCTGCTGGTGAAAGCCGTTGAAGGCAGCAGCTACCCGCTGGTCGCGCTGCTGGTACGCGGCGATCACGAGCTGAACGAAGTGAAAGCGGAAAAACTGCCGCAGGTTGCTGCGCCGTTAACTTTCGCCACCGAAGCGGAAATTCGCGCCGTGGTCAATGCCGGTCCAGGCTCCCTTGGTCCGGTTAATATGCCAATTCCTGTGGTGATCGACCGTACCGTTGCCGCGATGAGCGACTTCTCTGCAGGCGCGAACATCGACGGTAAACACTACTTCGGTATCAACTGGGATCGCGATGTCGTGACGCCGGAAGTGGCCGATATCCGTAACGTTGTCGCTGGCGATCCAAGCCCGGACGGTAAAGGTACGCTGCTGATTAAACGCGGTATCGAAGTGGGTCATATTTTCCAGCTCGGCACCAAGTACTCCCAGGCGCTGAACGCGGCGGTACAGGGTGAAGATGGCCGCAACCAGATCCTGACCATGGGCTGCTACGGTATCGGTGTAACGCGCGTGGTGGCCGCGGCGATCGAGCAGAACAACGACGAGCGCGGGATCATCTGGCCGGACGCTATCGCGCCGTTCCAGGTTGCGCTGCTGCCGATGAACATGCACAAATCCTACCGTGTGCAGGAACTGGCGGAAAAACTCTACGCCGAACTGCGCGCGCAGGGTATTGAAGTGCTGATGGATGACCGTAAAGAGCGTCCGGGCGTGATGTTTGCTGATATGGAACTGATCGGTATCCCGCACACGGTGGTGATCGGCGATCGCAACCTCGACAACGACGATATTGAATACAAATATCGTCGCAACGGCGAGAAGCAGCTCATCAAAACCGGCGACATCCTTGATTACCTGGTGAAAGCCATTAAAGGCTAAGCCGACAAAAAGCCCCGCGAGCGGGGCTTTTTTATGGTGCCGGAGGCTTAATCATCACAGTCTTTGTTGGCGCTGAACTGCCCTTTCTTATTAATGACCAGCACTTTCTGTGGCGCACCGGTATCCGGATTAGGTT
The Kosakonia oryzae genome window above contains:
- the proS gene encoding proline--tRNA ligase, yielding MRTSQYLLSTLKETPADAEVISHQLMLRAGMIRKLASGLYTWLPTGLRVLKKVENIVREEMNNAGAIEVSMPVVQPADLWQESGRWEQYGPELLRFVDRGDRPFVLGPTHEEVITDLIRNELNSYKQLPLNFFQIQTKFRDEVRPRFGVMRSREFLMKDAYSFHTSQESLQETYDAMYAAYSKIFSRMGLDFRAVQADTGSIGGSASHEFQVLAQSGEDDVIFSDSSDFAANIEFAEALAPKEPRAAATQEMTLVDTPNAKTIAELVEQFNLPIEKTVKTLLVKAVEGSSYPLVALLVRGDHELNEVKAEKLPQVAAPLTFATEAEIRAVVNAGPGSLGPVNMPIPVVIDRTVAAMSDFSAGANIDGKHYFGINWDRDVVTPEVADIRNVVAGDPSPDGKGTLLIKRGIEVGHIFQLGTKYSQALNAAVQGEDGRNQILTMGCYGIGVTRVVAAAIEQNNDERGIIWPDAIAPFQVALLPMNMHKSYRVQELAEKLYAELRAQGIEVLMDDRKERPGVMFADMELIGIPHTVVIGDRNLDNDDIEYKYRRNGEKQLIKTGDILDYLVKAIKG